A genomic window from Diospyros lotus cultivar Yz01 chromosome 2, ASM1463336v1, whole genome shotgun sequence includes:
- the LOC127795500 gene encoding F-box protein SKIP27-like has product MPVLVISQELGLPSRSVRCRRPVSGKRIALSPVKKQPGGETARSSEKSLLEALPQDVLIRVLCGVDHDDLKQLFRVSKTIKEATLIAKQWHFAYSTPAKTSAFWNSIDLEDTGDIEAPNGPKQFRPRRSRLSGKSLASISLALFPSPDSELRPKKRGTGNADVFPYPINVR; this is encoded by the exons ATGCCAg TTCTCGTCATAAGCCAAGAATTGGGGCTACCGTCAAGGTCTGTTCGCTGCCGACGGCCGGTGAGCGGGAAGAGGATTGCTTTGTCGCCGGTGAAGAAGCAGCCCGGCGGCGAAACAGCGAGGAGTTCCGAGAAATCGCTGCTTGAAGCCCTACCTCAAGACGTTCTG ATTAGAGTTCTCTGTGGCGTTGATCATGACGATTTGAAGCAGCTTTTTCGCGTATCGAAGACAATCAAAGAAGCA ACTCTGATTGCTAAACAATGGCATTTTGCATATAGCACGCCGGCAAAGACTTCGGCGTTTTGGAACTCGATCGATTTGGAGGACACTGGCGACATTGAGGCCCCGAATGGTCCGAAACAGTTCCGGCCTCGCCGGTCTCGACTCAGCGGGAAGAGCCTGGCCAGCATCTCCCTGGCATTGTTTCCTTCGCCGGACAGCGAGCTGCGGCCGAAGAAAAGAGGAACGGGAAATGCCGACGTCTTTCCATATCCGATTAACGTCCGTTGA